The DNA region CAGCTTTTGCCCTCGGCCGTGGCGATCAGTGCGCCGCTGGCCAGGTCGGGTTCAACGGCGCCCTGCCTGGGCAATCCGTTCTGAATCCGTCCGCTCAGGCCCAGCCAGTCGTCCTGGCTCGGCACCAGGCTGAAACCGGCGAAAGGATCAAACAGGGTTTGCACGCGCTGCTCGATGAAGGCCTTCGGGTCGTCGATCAGCAGGGTTCGATCCGCTGCCGGCAGCATGGCGATCCGCCCTTGCAGCAACTGGGTACGCAGCGCGGGCAGGTCGGCTTGCAGCGTCCACTGGACCTTTTCGAACAGGCCGCTAGCTTGCCACTGTTGCGCGAGTTCACGGGCCAGCTCGACGGCTTGCTGGCGGTCGGCATGGCCAACCAGCACCAGCATTTCCCGATTGAGAGGCTCCTGGATACGTTTTTCTGCGCTTGTTACCAGTGCATCGTTGTCAGTGCCCGGCACCAGCTCCATGAGGTTGGCCGACAGCGGCGAGTGGTCGTGCCACTGCCAGACCGCCAGCGCCAGTACGCCCGCCAGAATCAGCAGGAACAGCCGCGGCAGCAGCCGCTCAGTTGCTGAAGTCATTACGCTGCGCATCGGTAAGGGTGGCGGCGCTGCTGCTGTCGATCATTTTCAGGACCGTGCTGTCACCTTGGGTTTCCAGCAGTTCGATGCGCTGCACCAGTTCGCCGCCATCGATATTGATCTGTTTGAACACTTGTTGCAGCAACAGCGAGCGTGGCGTGAGGGTGAGTTGCCACGCACTGGCATCGCCCTTGAGCTGTAAATCGAAATCACGTTGCAGGCCGCTGCTGTCACCTTGCAGAACGGCGAGGAACAGACGGTTCTGCTCGGCCCCGGCATTTTTGTTCGGCACCGGTTTCCAGGTGCTGACCGTGCCAGATGTTTCACGGCGGGCAATACCGTCGGCGTTGATGCGGTAATCCTGTTTCAGCGGTGTTTCCAGCAACCACAGCAGGCCCAGTTCTTTGGCGAGCACGAAGCGGCCTTTGCTGACTAACGGCTGCGGCAGCGAGCGCAGGTGTTTTTCCTGAACGAAACGACCCTGCACCACCGCAGGTCTGGCGAGCTGCTCACTCAGTTGTTGCAGGTCGAACGCCTGCGCCAGCGAAGACAGGCACAGCAAGCCCAGCAGAATCAGGGTACGAAAAGGGCGGCTCATGACAAGGGGCTCTCTGTTGCGTTCTCTATGGCATGTTCTACGGCATCGACAAAAACCCTGGGCGAGGCCAGT from Pseudomonas syringae includes:
- a CDS encoding outer membrane lipoprotein carrier protein LolA codes for the protein MSRPFRTLILLGLLCLSSLAQAFDLQQLSEQLARPAVVQGRFVQEKHLRSLPQPLVSKGRFVLAKELGLLWLLETPLKQDYRINADGIARRETSGTVSTWKPVPNKNAGAEQNRLFLAVLQGDSSGLQRDFDLQLKGDASAWQLTLTPRSLLLQQVFKQINIDGGELVQRIELLETQGDSTVLKMIDSSSAATLTDAQRNDFSN